The following DNA comes from Silurus meridionalis isolate SWU-2019-XX chromosome 14, ASM1480568v1, whole genome shotgun sequence.
ATGACGCCTCAGCCGTCTTTCTGGTGGATGCAAGGTGGCAGCTCCAACTGCTAAggttctgtttgtgtgtgcgtgttttttGTCCTTGCATGGTATTTTTCATGTGGATTTCCAGTGCATGTCTTGTAAATTCACAGCAAGGCTATGTGGTTTTCTTGTTGCTacttggtgtttgtgtgtgtgtgtgtgtgtgtgtgtgtgtgtgtgtgtgtgtgtgtgtgtgtgtgtgtgtgtgtgtgtgtgtgtattcacacAGAGTTaagataaaatacaaataatttgagATACATCTCAGAAACATCAGATTGATGAGGACAAGGAGACCTTTCTTTGTCAGTCATGTTACTTTGCAAGTCATGGTTTTGGAGGGAACACTGGTGGAATTTATTACCTACACCACTAATGTTCTAACATTCTTTATTCTGTCCTCTGCAGAAACAAGACAACTATGGCCCTCGACCAGAACTTTTCCCCAggtacaaataaaacacaaagaatGTTTGATGCAACAGTTtgagtgaaaaaaatatatatatattgagttGACTTTCCTCATGTTTCATGTAATTCCTCAATCCTTTGAGTTTTGTCTTTTTCAGAGGCACAAACCCGTTTGCGACGGTGAAACTGAAACCCACTGCAACCAATGACAGATCAGCTCCACGGGTATTCTAATATATTCAAGCAACGAGAGATGATAGACATCAAAACACAGCTCCATCAGAGTGCAGTACATCATAAATCAACACAACACATGCTGCAGATTTAGCAGCTGTAACTAACTGTCTCAGATGTTGTTTCCTCATATTTTAGCTGAAGAAGTTTTTGCTGGGGTGGGATATGAACTTGTTTGACAGAATGAAAGAAGGAAAGTCGAGATGGGGCTTTGAGCCTGTTAGGCAACTTGGATTTAAattctttccttattttttttagtgtaaaatgtattattttataaatgttaatataaaaatgtacattttaatgcaaaacataaaaaccttttttttcacaattataCATTACTGGACAAAAGGTCTATCCATGTCAGAGCAAAGAGAACATATCACTAATCATTTTTATACCtatttgatttaattacaaTATGCTGAGAATACATAATTTGTGTGATGAGGGTTACAGTTTCTATAGTAAAAGTTCATACTCATGGCTTTGTATTTTTTGCATAATCTATGTAAAATAAgacctaataaataaataaagagataaaaaaataagaaaattctAAACGTATTATGGTGATGGTTCTTTTAGGAGATGCCAGTGTCATATTTAATCGCAGttgatattttctttaaataaagaattCTTTAAGTCAGAGGgatttgtgttttctgtaaactattttgttgttgttttttgaatATTTTCAACTAAATATCTAgtactaactaactaactgcAATATGACAGACAAGAAACAACTgattatagtttttattattaaagtaatGATAAGAATATGGATGTTCCACTTCATTGAAAaataatgatacattttttataaagaaaaatagaaaaaaaattgttgccaacttgctgtttttttttttttttttttaatttgaataaaacacTGTGGGACATGATGTTATGGAAAAATAATACAGTCATTCTTAACTACTTAACTGTCATTTTCTGACTGCCTGTACATTATTTGTGTTATGAGTCTTTGACTTCCTCAATAAAATAACTCTTTTAGTATGATTTCCATTgcgtaattttatttttacttcaaGAAATGTTCCAAAAGGACTGTGCCTTTAACAGAAAGCTGGTATTTAAACTTGCATTTGGCTGCCATGAAATGTTAGCTAATGCAAGCATGATATTGTTGATAATGTTTCtataatttgtttaaatattttaataatctcTGTGCAGTGAGTGGGTGGAAATgtttgtacagttttttttttgttattcgtTTGAGAAaacaacaagacaaaacaacgacacacacacacacacacacacacacacacacacacacacacatttttctttaacaaataataatataccaTTTAGACGAAAGTACTGGAACACCTAACTTTCCCAACCATATGCAGtactcaaactgttaccacaaagaaacacataattctataggatgtctttggatgtggtagcaccAAATTTTCAATCCAGAACTCGGAGGCCTAATCTGCTGCTGCATACCAATGCCCATGTGTACAAATCCAGGTcaataaagatatggtttacatgagttggagtgaaagatgttgagtggcctgctatagaggtctattaagatgaattggaacactaactgcaccccagatctcctcaccttaCATGACTTTggggactaaatttggaataGAATGTATAAAAGGCACATCTTATAGTAAgggtccacaaacatttgtccatttagtgtactTCCCCAAAAGAGtacattctatttattttaagggAAACTGAAAAGAAGCCAAAAAGTATTTCACAAATAATAGTTAAAAACCTATATGCATGTATGATCAAAGTGTTGACTGGTATTGTTTTttagttaaaaatgtaaaatcttagtttgttttcttataaaaagcattttttcttGTGTGTCTTGCAGTCAAAATCTGATGCAAGTTAAAATAGGTTTATTTCAGGCTTCACATTTTTCGGAGTAATGACCAtaagaaataaaactataatgactAAAGCTAAACTAATTATTCACATTATTGCTATTCCCACATAATTGTGTATCTTCTACAAATGAGCATGATTAGTTCTTATGAGTGCTGTTACAAGATATTTGTTTGAAAGTGATTTGGTTAATGGCAATTTGACTTGGACAAATCAGATATTCTGataaagctctctctctctctctctctctctctctctctctctctctctctctctctatctatctatctatctatctatctatctatctagataaaGATAAAAGCTTGTCTGAAACAGTACAATACACTCATATGTATAAGTATCTAGAAAATAGCTATGTTAGATATACACAGTTAAAAAGacacacaataaatacagtTCCACAATGAGACCAAGCCCTCGAGGCatattgtcttgttttatttattcatattcgtTCACAGTTTGACCTTTATTTGGTGTATTTCTCAGCGGCTCTGTaccagagagaagagagagtgagatgaaGACAGGACAAGGGCAAAGCGATGCCAAAGAGTTGGGAAAAGAGCAATCGACCAAATGATAGCGGGAGaaagggaaaaagagaaagggaatGCAGAATAATACAGTTGAAGGGGGTGGGCTGTTTCTCTTAAAGTAATCTACTGTACACAATTTCAAAATGAAGGTTTGCACGTCTTCATCTGTacactaacacaaacacacatttgtataaaaaaacgaaaaaataaataaatagcatgaTTGTTAGGAGGTGAATGGAAATGTAttggcatatgtgtgtgtgtgtgtgtgtgtgtgtgtgtgtgtgtgtgtgtgtgtgtgtgtgtgtgtgtgtgtgtgtgtgagaaagagagattgatttggtggtggagtgtgtgtcaGTAGTCATTAGGGTATGGCATGGCCTGGACAGTGTTGTTTACTCATGGACAAGAGCAGTAAactctgaaaaagaaagaaaagagggacAGAGAACAGGTTAACAAATTGAAttcataaacaacaacaacaaaatatacAAGTCTATCTGTTACGTTTGTTTCACTGTTATACTATGAGGATCTCGCTCTCATGATTTCAAccatttctttgcatttttacAAGGCCTCCATATTATAAGGAATAAGTGATAGACTACGTATTTCTGAAAATGTCAACATTTACGAAACAACATTCCATAAAATACGGACATGTTGGAATTGcatatttaactttaattttGTTTCTATGTCAAACTGATGTGTCCAGGGTTATGGAAAGTTCAGTTTATAAGCTAgcataagtatatatatatatatatatatatatatatatatatatatatatatatatatatatatatatatatattttctcccAATTCTTAACAAATTGGTTTAAGACCAGATATAAGCCATGTTTACTGCAACTGTATAGCAAAAtgttttactgtaatatataatcataaatattACAATCTATAgccaaaaatatatttgcacacctgatcatcaccacTATATATTACTGCTGACACAAATTTAATAGCCCATAAGTGACAAGAATGTCCTTGTATACTTTAGTGTTAGATAAGTTCAAgccaattttatttgtatagcacttttaacagtgtACATTgtaccaaagcagctttaaagaataaatagaTTAGGAATGTACATATTAAACTTATAAATCTGTCCATATCGGTTTACCTCTTTAACCCCAAATGAGCATGCcagtggcaacagtggcaaggaaatcAAGATATTAagattttctaaatatttccaaaataagATTTCACTGGAGCTAAAATGAGCATAATAAACAATTAAGTGGAAAACTTTTCCAGAGTAGTAGGTGTGTTGGGTAGAACTAAGGGTGTGTTGGTCAGGTGTTAACATTCTTTTAATCCTATATAATGTACTTCTTGAATGCAACTTTGCCCAATATAAAAGCCTTTTGTAGATTTGTAACTAAACCTAAACCAAAGTCAAGAACCAGGAAGAAGGTTAGATCGTTAAAGGTGTTAAAAAACCTAAAGCTCTTTTTATGTTTATGGATAGAAAACAAACTGTTTCAGTTGTCTATTTTGTACAATTCCCAAAAGCAAAGGCAGTGTCAGTTTCTAGGCTTCTGTGGTTGGTCTAATAACTAATCTGACATATTCATgttcctttttctgttttacacGTAGGTGACATTATATCTCTCAAATGCACATAGGTTAACAAGATCTTAACATCTTCCTTCTGCAATTCTCccaagaaaagaaagatgacAGCAATAAGCTAACTAAGAATATAAGCTGACAAGGGCTTTAATGGAGAAAGATCCTGGCAATCTGCTGTTGCATATCTCACCTTCCACTCCAATCTTGCCATCTCCATCCTTATCAGCTGCCTTTAAGAAGGCTTTGGTCTCTTTATCAGTGAGATCTCTTCCACTGGTTGCAAAGCCCTTCAGCACAAATCTTCATTCATTTCATacccacccaaacacacacacacacacacacacacacacacacacacacacacacacacacacacacacacatttacatttgcatttgcgGCAAATGTGCATTTGTCTAGACATTGAAACTGAACCTCAAACACTTACTAATTAGACAAATGACACATATGTTTGTATGTGCATGTCTTACTTTAGCTCTTCTTCCTCTATAAAGCCGCTGTTGTCTGCATCCAGTACGTGGAAGGCCTTCTTCACATCATCAGCTGACTTTGCCTTCAACCCTACCATCTCAAAGAACTTCTTATGGTCAAATGAGTCTGCAGCTacaaaaaacagtaataaaattACATCAGGTATATTGTGTACACATCAAAATTcaaattatatttgtcacatCCATAGCATGTATACATGAATATGATGTATGAAATCTGACATGAATATGACATATGACATGTCACATATGACATATTTATAACTGGACAATGacataaaaaggaataaaaaagtaaataataattttaatttttaattaaaacactaaaataaaatggaggaatgaaagagatatatatatcaaatatagaATTAAActgcagtgaaataaaataaaatcgaaattgaaatatgaaaataaaaacataattataaGAATGAAATGAGTATACATATGTAGCCTTCtccaattaatttaattacatttttaattactaaTCTTAAATTGGTTCTCATTTTATAGTCGCTTGGCAAAACCTTACCAATTCACAGTCCATTTCAAGCAGAACTTTGATGCACAGTCTTTACACATTAGCTAGATGAAGCCTATTTTTTGGCTAATCGTCACTATTATGATCACACATAGTGGGGTTCTTCCTTGTTAGGCCATAATTTGCTTCCAAGATGGATCAGTTTTGTGAATGTGTATGAagaaaagtgacaaaaaaaaaaaagaataaaatgcattCTTTACCTTTGAATGCATCCAGAGCTTTCTTAATGTCATCAGTGTTCAGAATGCTGCTCATGGCCATTTTTGCAGCTAGATATAAAAACAcatagacagagaaagagaaaaataataaggaaaaaatacatttcactgatttgtacatttttttaaggcTGAGGAACGACAAACTGATTAAAGTGTTAAACGTATAGACAATAGTGCAAGGAAACTTCACTAAGATGTCTGTTTGCAGTTTGTGTGAATTAATTTTTATGTGCAGCTGAAATTCAGTTCCTTATTCATCAGAAATGTGCAACCTTCCACAGAAACACAGTCTGACACTCCTACGCGCATTTACCAACGACTCCACGGTGTACATTGTGTAATGTTGTTTCATGATTTTACTTCTCAGGAACCCCTAAATCTTCCTCTTCTTGATTTTCCATTCCTAGTATTATCTTAGCTTCATTTCCTCCCTGCCCTCAatgaacaccaaa
Coding sequences within:
- the pvalb6 gene encoding parvalbumin 6 — its product is MAMSSILNTDDIKKALDAFKAADSFDHKKFFEMVGLKAKSADDVKKAFHVLDADNSGFIEEEELKFVLKGFATSGRDLTDKETKAFLKAADKDGDGKIGVEEFTALVHE